In the Borrelia hispanica CRI genome, AGAACAGCAGCAGAACGTAAAAACAATTCCTTATCAGCTTCTCGTTCAAATCCTTGCAGGTCACTTATTTTTTTATTTAGAGCATTATATTCGTCTTCGTCAAAGACTTTTAAGTTAAATGCTTGATGTCTTTTTTTTATTGCATCAGCCTCAAGAGCTTGTTTTGCAAAGCCAAGTGTGCCTGAAAAAGCTCCTTTTATACCTCCTGCTGCTAATTGACCAATAGCAGTACCCGTAGCAATTTGAAGTATATTTTTACTACTTTTACTTAGTAAATTTTTTTGCTTAGAGAGTGATTCATATTCTAATTTTCTCAAGTCTTTTGAGGACATTAATGACTTTTTGAATGCATATTTCCTTGCTTCTTCAAATCTCATCCCTTTGTTCATAAGTTTTTTAGTTTCTTTAAGTCTAAATTTTTCTACACTTTCTCTTAATTTTTCATATTTGTTTTCTTTTGCAAGTTTTAATTTTATGAGTTTTTCATATTTATTAAGTTCAGTAAGTTTTGTTTTTTTTTCTTTGAGATTGTATTTTAATATCTTTTGTGTGCTATTAAGTCGTGAACGTTTTGGTTTAAGATACTTTTCAAGTATGGATATATCCTTTGCTAAGGACTTTTTAGTTAAAGCATGATCTAGGACACCTTTAAACTTAATGGTAAATTTGTTGTCATTCATAGTGTACTTTTACCTAATGCTAATTCTAAAACTTGTTTTTCAAGTTTTAGTTCTGATATTGAATTTACTTCCATTAATTCTTCATAATTCAACTTCTTAACTTCATTTAAACTACATATACCCA is a window encoding:
- a CDS encoding DUF759 family protein; protein product: MNDNKFTIKFKGVLDHALTKKSLAKDISILEKYLKPKRSRLNSTQKILKYNLKEKKTKLTELNKYEKLIKLKLAKENKYEKLRESVEKFRLKETKKLMNKGMRFEEARKYAFKKSLMSSKDLRKLEYESLSKQKNLLSKSSKNILQIATGTAIGQLAAGGIKGAFSGTLGFAKQALEADAIKKRHQAFNLKVFDEDEYNALNKKISDLQGFEREADKELFLRSAAVLKGDLNELGINTKENLNSAVMLAASLKSSGISDNDAISEVSTLLKGEGGSIFKAMSVFKEFGHKYSEQKQMEYERVTSLNNEFDSRINLIKEIHKDLLSTGLTKATSFKEDTSSKVTKITENLNTLTVNALKPLLGILTKLTNWLVEFSFQKSIIEPLKSVFNFSKLTSSIVQGFKDWWNGTDSTKTETDSSVETPH
- a CDS encoding DUF1322 family protein, which produces MKQENYGDFIKIFNNTKDKYSKLLNDIQRNQYFFPVIMGICSLNEVKKLNYEELMEVNSISELKLEKQVLELALGKSTL